A window of the Pseudoalteromonas sp. A25 genome harbors these coding sequences:
- a CDS encoding transglycosylase SLT domain-containing protein, producing MKSWILQVAATGLAAMSWFSFASSDHEAFKQAERIAWSGNYSAFTQALNQLDHPLKPYVEMAFYERHPRLKYEQKIAHFLMVYESTPLEWPVRESWLKYLKRRGKKALFIDYYQPSSDVELQCTYLQYQLDLGAPKNAILDQVSDLWVVGQSQPRACNSIFEQWQQAGYLTDERVWARITKAAQGGQVSLLRYLKTLLPKNEAYLADLYTTVRRDPSASAGLYRYKTRSEKEAQIAVYGVRRLIWRDPKLALKAWDKLQTMFNFTEQQTDSVAYRFALALASKGHPEAKFWLNKVKPQKQDAKLRQWMMSNMLKEQDWSGIAALFTGMKDLSHGQTYWLAYSYAQRGELDKANQLWQQIAGERDYYGFLAAGRLGLDISLNQKSLNVPPSLVAKVSEAPGFKRAKALYELERYTSARREWNYLTNTSSVAEKLAASILAAELDWYDSTIYTLAQIQAWDYVDLRFPMAFEKYFSRYSKRNHVDMAWSIAIARRESSFAPDARSHANAYGLMQLLPSTARYISKQRVSKRNLLQPATNIRLGTDYLEYLKKKNHGNEMLATASYNAGYHRIKRWLPDEAMPAELWIELIPYRETRDYVKNVFAYRQVYHTRLGREGNIVAQLLDMQIGG from the coding sequence ATGAAATCATGGATCTTACAAGTTGCTGCAACTGGCTTGGCTGCTATGAGCTGGTTTTCTTTTGCAAGCAGTGACCATGAGGCGTTTAAACAAGCAGAAAGAATCGCTTGGTCTGGTAACTATAGCGCGTTCACCCAAGCACTTAATCAATTAGACCATCCACTTAAACCGTATGTAGAAATGGCTTTTTATGAGCGTCATCCGAGGCTGAAGTATGAGCAGAAAATAGCCCATTTTTTAATGGTCTATGAGAGTACTCCGTTGGAGTGGCCGGTACGAGAAAGTTGGCTTAAATACCTCAAACGCAGAGGAAAAAAAGCCTTATTTATTGATTATTACCAACCCAGCAGCGATGTTGAATTACAATGCACCTACTTACAGTATCAGCTCGATTTGGGGGCACCTAAAAATGCCATTTTGGATCAAGTGTCTGATTTATGGGTAGTTGGTCAATCTCAACCTCGAGCTTGCAATAGTATATTTGAGCAATGGCAACAGGCTGGGTACTTAACCGACGAGCGTGTATGGGCTCGTATCACAAAAGCCGCGCAAGGCGGGCAGGTTTCTTTATTACGCTATCTGAAAACGCTTTTACCCAAAAATGAAGCATATTTAGCAGACTTATATACCACGGTTCGTCGTGATCCGAGTGCCTCGGCGGGGCTTTATCGCTATAAAACCCGCAGTGAAAAGGAAGCTCAAATTGCGGTATATGGTGTACGGCGTCTGATATGGCGTGACCCAAAGCTGGCGCTAAAAGCATGGGACAAGTTGCAAACCATGTTCAACTTTACTGAGCAGCAAACAGACAGTGTGGCGTATCGTTTTGCATTGGCTTTGGCGTCTAAAGGCCACCCTGAAGCTAAGTTTTGGTTAAATAAAGTTAAACCACAGAAGCAAGACGCTAAGTTGCGTCAATGGATGATGAGCAACATGCTCAAAGAGCAAGATTGGTCGGGTATTGCGGCTTTGTTTACAGGTATGAAGGATTTAAGCCATGGGCAAACCTATTGGCTGGCCTACAGTTATGCACAGCGTGGAGAGTTAGACAAAGCCAATCAATTGTGGCAACAAATCGCGGGTGAGCGAGATTACTATGGCTTTTTAGCCGCAGGGCGGTTAGGGCTAGATATCTCTTTAAATCAGAAGTCTTTAAATGTGCCGCCAAGTCTGGTGGCTAAAGTGTCTGAAGCGCCAGGATTCAAACGAGCGAAAGCGCTGTATGAATTAGAACGGTATACATCGGCACGCCGAGAGTGGAACTACTTAACCAATACCTCTAGTGTTGCAGAGAAACTGGCTGCCTCCATTTTAGCAGCAGAGCTGGATTGGTACGACAGCACTATCTATACCTTAGCGCAGATACAAGCATGGGATTATGTTGATTTGCGCTTTCCAATGGCTTTTGAAAAATATTTTAGTCGCTACAGTAAACGTAACCACGTTGATATGGCATGGAGTATTGCCATTGCACGAAGAGAGAGTTCATTTGCGCCAGATGCCCGCTCTCACGCGAATGCGTATGGTTTAATGCAGCTGTTACCCAGTACCGCTCGTTATATCTCTAAACAACGTGTTTCAAAAAGAAATTTACTACAACCCGCCACAAACATTCGTCTGGGTACTGATTATTTAGAGTATTTGAAAAAGAAAAATCATGGCAATGAGATGCTGGCTACTGCTTCTTACAACGCTGGGTATCATAGAATTAAACGCTGGTTACCTGATGAGGCAATGCCTGCTGAGTTATGGATAGAGCTTATTCCATATCGGGAAACGCGCGATTATGTGAAAAACGTGTTTGCTTATCGTCAGGTGTATCACACCCGCTTAGGCAGAGAGGGTAATATTGTGGCGCAACTACTTGATATGCAAATAGGGGGCTAA
- a CDS encoding TrkH family potassium uptake protein has product MQFRTIIKILGQLVALFSITMVPPALVSLIYKDGGGVPFVLAFVFSIVIGLIAYYPNRKERGDLKAREGFLIVVLFWLVLGFFASVPLIFLQSPNLSLADAVFEAFSGLTTTGATVLTGIEYLPKSVLFYRQQLQWLGGMGIIVLAVAVLPMLGVGGMQLYRAETPGPVKDSKMTPRIADTAKHLWYIYVSLTLACTASYKLAGMGWFDAICHAFSTIAIGGFSTYDASMGHFDSPVINIICVVFLLIAGINFSLHYAAVSSRNVRTYLRDPEFKVFLLIQLALVVICFAVLSSNQVYSNGDETLDQAMFQAVSISTTAGFATDNFSAWPLFLPILLIFSSFIGGCAGSTGGGMKVVRVFLLYLQGVRELNRLVHPRAIYSIKLGRKALPDKVVEAVWGFFSAYALVFVIIMIALLGTGLDNITAFSATAACLNNLGPGLGQVAAHYGDISDAAKWILTLAMVFGRLEIFTLLVLFTPTFWRG; this is encoded by the coding sequence ATGCAATTTCGTACCATAATAAAAATACTAGGCCAATTAGTAGCGTTGTTTAGCATCACCATGGTGCCGCCTGCGTTGGTGTCTTTAATATATAAAGACGGTGGTGGTGTACCGTTTGTACTGGCCTTTGTGTTTAGCATTGTCATTGGCCTTATCGCATATTATCCAAACCGCAAAGAGAGAGGGGACCTAAAAGCCCGTGAAGGCTTCTTAATTGTGGTTTTATTTTGGTTGGTGCTGGGCTTTTTCGCATCAGTACCACTGATTTTTTTACAATCTCCAAATCTTTCGTTAGCAGACGCGGTATTTGAGGCATTCTCTGGGTTAACCACCACGGGAGCTACGGTATTGACGGGGATCGAATATTTACCTAAATCGGTGTTATTTTATCGGCAGCAATTACAATGGCTAGGCGGTATGGGGATCATTGTTTTAGCTGTTGCGGTACTGCCCATGCTTGGTGTTGGTGGGATGCAGTTGTATCGAGCTGAGACACCCGGACCAGTCAAAGATTCTAAGATGACTCCGCGTATTGCTGATACAGCAAAGCACTTATGGTATATCTATGTTTCACTCACCCTTGCATGTACTGCATCATATAAGTTAGCTGGAATGGGGTGGTTTGATGCTATTTGCCACGCTTTCTCAACCATCGCAATTGGTGGTTTTTCCACTTATGATGCATCAATGGGTCATTTTGATAGTCCTGTGATTAATATCATTTGTGTGGTGTTTTTGCTGATCGCAGGAATTAATTTCTCGTTGCACTATGCTGCGGTATCGAGCCGGAATGTCAGAACGTATTTACGTGACCCAGAATTTAAAGTCTTTTTATTAATTCAGTTGGCATTGGTGGTGATTTGTTTTGCTGTATTGTCATCAAACCAAGTGTACAGCAATGGAGATGAAACCCTGGACCAGGCAATGTTTCAGGCCGTTTCAATTAGTACGACCGCAGGATTTGCAACGGACAACTTCTCTGCATGGCCATTGTTTTTACCTATATTGTTAATATTCTCAAGTTTTATTGGTGGGTGTGCAGGTTCGACAGGTGGCGGTATGAAGGTTGTGAGAGTGTTTTTGCTATACCTTCAAGGGGTGAGAGAGTTGAATCGCTTGGTCCACCCGCGTGCTATTTACTCAATTAAGTTAGGACGAAAAGCACTACCGGACAAAGTGGTTGAAGCCGTGTGGGGTTTTTTTTCGGCATATGCTTTAGTCTTTGTGATAATCATGATAGCCCTGTTAGGCACAGGCCTTGATAATATTACAGCCTTCTCAGCCACGGCTGCGTGTTTAAATAACCTTGGTCCTGGTCTTGGACAAGTCGCTGCGCACTATGGTGATATTAGTGATGCCGCAAAATGGATTTTAACCCTGGCAATGGTATTCGGTCGGCTGGAAATATTTACGTTATTGGTGTTATTCACACCTACGTTTTGGCGTGGTTAA
- the fadB gene encoding fatty acid oxidation complex subunit alpha FadB produces the protein MLYKSESFVVDFCKGKIAEFKFCMPGSVNKLSQQTLKECAIAFKELSQRDDIDAMVFTSDKDHFIIGADIFEFLPTFQRPEEELVGWIKDATDVFDAIEDLPFPTASAIHGLALGGGCEWLLATDYRLASNSAKIGLPEVKLGIMPGFGGTVRLPRLIGADNAMTWITTGKENRAGEALKVGAVDGVVAPDKLLEGAISVLEQAVAGKLDWRAKRQVKLEPLKMNRVEQGMSFAMAEGMVMGKTKGHYPAPVMAVKTIQAAANATRAEAMAIENANFAKLAKTKEAAAQTGIFLADQYIKGVAKKQAKASSVEIKQAAVLGAGIMGGGIAYQSAYKGTPIVMKDINQDALDLGMNEAATILGKKVQRGHMAMDKMVATLGKIKPTLEDRDLDHADIVVEAVVEHPKVKQTVLAGLEAQLPEGTILTSNTSTIRIDELASALKHPEHFCGMHFFNPVPKMPLVEIIRGEKTSEATINAVVDYALKLGKSPIVVNDCPGFFVNRVLFPYFAGFSQLVVEGADFSKVDKVMENVFGWPMGPAYLLDVVGIDTANHCTGVMADGFPERMARQEKDPVAVLAQAERFGQKNKVGFYQYAPDRKGRLKKSKDAASVELLSSICEPSKEFDKQTIIERCMVPMLNEVLLCLQEGIVASAQEADMALIYGIGFPPFRGGAFRYLDQIGLANFVAMADKYAHLGAIYQVSEQTRAWANEGKVFYSVEGQ, from the coding sequence ATGTTATATAAAAGCGAGTCCTTTGTTGTTGATTTTTGCAAAGGCAAGATCGCTGAATTTAAGTTTTGTATGCCAGGCTCGGTAAACAAGCTTTCTCAGCAAACCCTAAAAGAATGCGCCATTGCATTCAAAGAATTAAGCCAACGCGACGATATTGACGCGATGGTATTCACCAGTGATAAAGACCACTTTATTATTGGCGCCGACATTTTTGAGTTTTTACCTACTTTCCAGCGCCCAGAAGAAGAACTTGTAGGCTGGATCAAAGATGCCACAGATGTTTTTGACGCCATCGAAGATTTACCCTTTCCAACCGCTAGCGCTATCCACGGCTTAGCTCTGGGTGGCGGCTGCGAATGGCTACTTGCCACTGATTATCGCCTTGCAAGTAACAGCGCCAAAATTGGTCTACCTGAAGTAAAACTAGGCATCATGCCGGGCTTCGGTGGTACCGTACGCTTACCTCGCTTAATCGGCGCTGACAATGCGATGACTTGGATCACCACAGGTAAAGAAAATCGTGCCGGAGAAGCCTTAAAAGTAGGTGCGGTAGATGGTGTCGTTGCACCTGATAAACTACTAGAAGGTGCAATCAGCGTACTTGAGCAAGCAGTAGCAGGCAAATTAGATTGGCGAGCAAAACGTCAAGTAAAACTAGAGCCGCTAAAAATGAACCGCGTTGAGCAAGGTATGAGCTTTGCGATGGCTGAAGGCATGGTTATGGGTAAAACCAAAGGCCATTACCCGGCCCCTGTGATGGCAGTAAAAACCATTCAAGCTGCTGCAAATGCAACACGTGCTGAAGCCATGGCAATTGAAAATGCGAATTTTGCAAAACTCGCTAAAACCAAAGAAGCCGCTGCGCAAACAGGCATCTTTTTGGCTGACCAATACATTAAGGGCGTGGCCAAAAAACAAGCTAAAGCGTCGAGCGTTGAAATTAAACAAGCAGCCGTGTTGGGTGCAGGTATCATGGGCGGCGGCATTGCATATCAATCTGCCTATAAAGGCACGCCCATCGTCATGAAAGACATTAATCAAGACGCACTTGATTTAGGTATGAATGAAGCAGCAACTATTTTGGGCAAAAAAGTTCAGCGTGGTCATATGGCCATGGATAAAATGGTGGCAACGCTTGGTAAGATCAAGCCGACTCTTGAAGATCGTGACCTAGACCATGCGGATATCGTCGTTGAAGCGGTTGTAGAACATCCTAAAGTAAAACAAACTGTATTGGCTGGTTTGGAGGCACAATTACCTGAAGGCACGATTTTAACCTCAAACACATCAACGATTCGTATTGATGAATTAGCGTCTGCGTTAAAGCACCCAGAACACTTCTGCGGTATGCACTTTTTTAACCCAGTACCAAAAATGCCACTGGTTGAAATTATTCGTGGCGAAAAAACATCAGAAGCTACCATTAATGCCGTGGTTGATTATGCATTAAAGCTCGGCAAGTCTCCTATTGTTGTTAACGACTGTCCTGGCTTTTTCGTAAACCGCGTATTGTTCCCTTATTTTGCAGGCTTTAGTCAGTTAGTAGTTGAAGGTGCCGACTTTAGCAAAGTCGATAAAGTCATGGAGAATGTATTTGGTTGGCCGATGGGTCCTGCATATCTACTTGACGTTGTGGGCATTGACACCGCGAACCACTGTACTGGTGTAATGGCTGATGGCTTCCCTGAGCGGATGGCTCGTCAAGAAAAAGACCCAGTCGCAGTGCTGGCACAAGCCGAGCGTTTTGGTCAGAAAAACAAAGTGGGCTTTTATCAGTATGCGCCAGATCGTAAAGGCCGCTTGAAAAAGTCAAAAGATGCTGCATCTGTTGAGCTGTTAAGCTCAATTTGTGAGCCAAGCAAAGAGTTTGACAAGCAAACCATCATTGAGCGTTGTATGGTGCCAATGCTGAACGAAGTACTACTTTGTTTACAAGAAGGAATAGTCGCTTCTGCACAAGAAGCGGATATGGCACTGATTTACGGTATTGGCTTCCCACCATTTAGAGGTGGCGCATTCCGCTATCTAGATCAAATTGGCCTAGCAAACTTTGTTGCGATGGCAGATAAATATGCTCACCTAGGCGCAATTTATCAGGTATCTGAGCAAACCCGTGCATGGGCAAACGAAGGTAAAGTGTTCTATTCAGTGGAGGGCCAGTAA
- the trkA gene encoding Trk system potassium transporter TrkA — MKIIILGAGQVGGTLAENLVGEQNEITVVDIDGDRLRELQDKYDLQGVTGHSAHPDVLRQAGAEDADMIIAVTSSDEVNMIACQVAYSIFNTPTKIARIRSEQYLKYKEKLFQNDDLPVDHYIAPEQLVTKYIRRLIDYPGALQVLQFADGMLSLVAVKAYYGGLLVGYALSALKEHIPNVDTRVAAIYRQGKAIKPLGTTVIEADDEIFFIAATKHIRAVMNELQKLERSYKKIMIAGGGNIGAGLARSLERNHSVKLIERNQQRATQLSEMLDNTVVFCGDASDQELLSEEHIEQVDVFIAVTNDDEANIMAAMLAKRMGAQKTMVLIQRGAYVDLVQGGEIDIAISPQQATISALLTHVRRGDIVNVYSLRKGAAEAIEAVAHGDENTSKVVGRTIAEIKLPAGTTIGAIVRNDEVLIAHDDTTILSGDHVIMFLIDKRQISVVEKLFQVSALFV; from the coding sequence GCAGAAAACTTGGTTGGTGAGCAAAACGAAATCACTGTTGTAGATATCGATGGCGACAGGTTGCGTGAGCTTCAAGATAAGTATGACTTGCAAGGTGTAACTGGCCACAGTGCGCACCCTGATGTGCTTCGCCAAGCAGGCGCTGAAGATGCTGATATGATTATTGCCGTAACCAGCTCTGATGAAGTCAATATGATAGCCTGTCAGGTGGCGTACAGTATTTTCAATACGCCGACAAAGATAGCTAGGATCCGCTCAGAGCAATACTTAAAATATAAAGAAAAGCTATTCCAAAATGATGACTTACCGGTAGATCACTATATCGCCCCCGAACAATTGGTCACCAAGTACATCCGACGCTTAATTGACTACCCTGGTGCGTTACAGGTGTTACAATTTGCTGATGGTATGCTGTCACTTGTTGCGGTCAAGGCCTATTATGGTGGCTTGTTAGTAGGCTATGCGCTATCAGCACTCAAAGAACACATTCCCAATGTAGATACTCGCGTTGCCGCTATCTATCGCCAAGGTAAAGCCATTAAACCTCTAGGTACAACTGTGATAGAGGCTGATGATGAAATTTTCTTTATTGCAGCTACTAAACACATTCGAGCAGTCATGAACGAGCTACAGAAACTAGAGCGCTCGTACAAGAAAATCATGATTGCGGGGGGCGGTAACATAGGAGCAGGTTTAGCCCGCTCTTTAGAGCGCAACCACAGTGTAAAACTGATAGAGCGAAACCAACAGCGAGCGACTCAACTATCTGAAATGCTTGACAACACTGTGGTGTTTTGTGGGGACGCATCAGATCAAGAGCTGCTCTCTGAGGAGCATATCGAACAAGTTGATGTTTTTATTGCGGTTACCAATGATGACGAAGCAAATATAATGGCTGCTATGCTCGCCAAACGCATGGGCGCGCAAAAAACCATGGTGCTTATCCAGCGAGGTGCTTACGTTGATCTGGTTCAAGGTGGTGAGATAGATATCGCAATATCACCTCAGCAAGCCACTATCTCTGCACTTTTAACCCATGTACGCCGTGGCGATATTGTGAATGTTTATTCATTACGTAAAGGTGCCGCGGAGGCTATTGAGGCCGTAGCACACGGTGATGAAAACACCTCTAAAGTAGTTGGCCGTACAATCGCAGAAATCAAACTCCCTGCAGGCACCACCATTGGTGCAATTGTTCGCAATGATGAAGTGCTTATTGCACATGATGATACCACCATACTATCGGGCGACCATGTGATCATGTTTTTAATTGATAAGCGCCAGATCAGTGTGGTTGAAAAACTATTTCAAGTCAGCGCGCTATTTGTTTAG
- the pepQ gene encoding Xaa-Pro dipeptidase — MEQLAHYYAEHIATLQQRTKTIIEQEGLEGLVIHSGQAKRQFLDDMYYPFKVNPQFKAWLPVIDNPHCWIVVNGTDKPKLIFYRPVDFWHKVPDEPNDFWADYFDIDLLVQPDQVEKFLPYDKANFAYIGEYLEVAQALGFTNVNPEPVMNYFHYHRAYKTQYELSCLREANRLAVLGHKAARDMFYAGGSEFAIQQAYLNATEHMENDTPYGNIVALNENCAILHYTHFERKAPQHHRSFLIDAGANFNGYASDITRTYDFAQQGEFAELVKVMNDHQIQLGKALSPGKLYGELHIDCHARVAQVLSDFDIVKLPAQDIVAKGITSTFFPHGLGHHLGLQVHDMGGFMADESGTHQAPPEGHPFLRCTRKIEAKQVFTIEPGLYFIDSLLGDLAQTEHKKYINWDKVEQFKPYGGIRIEDNIIVHEDRLENMTRDLDLD; from the coding sequence ATGGAACAATTAGCACACTATTACGCTGAACACATTGCTACTTTGCAGCAGCGCACGAAAACCATTATCGAGCAAGAAGGGCTTGAAGGCCTTGTGATCCACTCGGGTCAAGCAAAGCGCCAATTCTTAGATGATATGTACTATCCATTTAAGGTTAACCCGCAATTTAAAGCATGGCTTCCTGTGATTGACAACCCACATTGTTGGATTGTGGTTAATGGCACTGATAAACCCAAGTTGATTTTTTATCGTCCAGTTGATTTTTGGCATAAAGTTCCTGATGAGCCAAATGATTTTTGGGCTGACTATTTTGATATCGACTTGTTAGTGCAGCCCGATCAGGTAGAAAAGTTTTTACCTTATGATAAAGCCAATTTTGCTTACATAGGTGAGTACTTAGAAGTAGCACAAGCGCTAGGCTTTACGAATGTAAACCCAGAGCCGGTAATGAATTATTTCCATTATCACCGTGCGTATAAAACGCAATATGAGCTGAGTTGTTTACGTGAAGCGAATCGTTTGGCGGTACTAGGACATAAGGCTGCGCGTGATATGTTTTATGCGGGTGGGTCTGAGTTTGCGATTCAGCAGGCGTACTTAAATGCCACCGAGCATATGGAAAACGATACGCCATATGGCAACATAGTGGCATTAAACGAAAACTGTGCCATTTTGCATTACACTCACTTTGAGCGAAAAGCACCTCAGCACCATCGTTCATTTTTGATTGATGCAGGAGCTAACTTTAATGGTTATGCATCTGACATTACGCGTACTTACGATTTTGCACAGCAAGGTGAATTTGCTGAATTGGTAAAGGTGATGAATGACCACCAGATTCAACTAGGTAAAGCGTTGAGTCCTGGTAAGCTTTATGGCGAGCTTCATATTGATTGTCACGCAAGAGTCGCACAAGTGCTGAGCGACTTTGATATTGTTAAGCTGCCTGCTCAAGATATTGTTGCAAAAGGGATCACCTCTACTTTCTTCCCACATGGACTTGGCCATCATTTAGGCCTACAGGTGCATGATATGGGGGGCTTCATGGCGGATGAATCAGGAACACATCAAGCGCCACCTGAAGGTCATCCATTCTTACGTTGCACCAGAAAGATAGAAGCTAAGCAGGTATTCACTATTGAACCGGGGCTTTACTTTATTGATTCTTTGCTAGGTGATTTGGCACAAACTGAGCATAAAAAGTACATTAACTGGGATAAAGTTGAGCAGTTTAAACCGTATGGTGGTATCCGCATTGAGGATAACATCATTGTGCACGAAGATAGGCTTGAGAATATGACTCGCGACTTAGACTTAGACTAA
- a CDS encoding flagellar brake protein — MLKSKSSTGFQKIELITVGNLVDLEILMPTSSKRVKTEFIGYLAGQYIIINYPEQKQLGRAATFIQEGATVIVRAVADHSDGQIIAFKTDIKAVTYTPTKLIFLYPPKKIQSQGLRNQVRIPTLLPAMLMTKRSNCEGVIKDISRTGLLFSLSGDLVDLPVHDKSCHIVITGKDKQQISLQGEVCSTTHQEDITLLGIKLIADEGKVDEILQQCLIDLSVLHKSGR; from the coding sequence ATGTTAAAAAGTAAGTCTTCGACGGGATTTCAAAAAATCGAGCTTATTACCGTTGGTAATTTGGTTGACCTCGAAATTCTTATGCCAACTAGCTCGAAACGGGTAAAAACGGAGTTTATAGGTTATTTGGCAGGACAATATATTATTATTAATTATCCTGAACAAAAACAGTTGGGTAGAGCGGCTACATTTATTCAAGAGGGTGCGACGGTCATTGTCAGAGCGGTTGCAGATCACAGTGATGGGCAAATCATCGCATTTAAAACTGACATCAAAGCTGTGACTTACACGCCAACTAAATTGATTTTTCTGTACCCACCTAAAAAAATTCAGAGCCAAGGTTTAAGGAACCAAGTACGCATTCCAACTTTGCTCCCTGCGATGCTAATGACTAAGCGCTCTAACTGCGAAGGGGTCATAAAAGATATTTCTCGTACGGGGTTACTATTTAGCTTGTCAGGCGATTTGGTGGATTTACCTGTTCATGATAAATCTTGTCATATTGTGATTACGGGTAAAGATAAACAGCAAATTAGTTTGCAAGGCGAGGTGTGTAGTACAACACACCAAGAAGATATTACACTGCTTGGAATAAAGCTGATTGCTGATGAGGGAAAGGTAGATGAAATCCTTCAGCAGTGCTTGATAGACTTATCAGTACTACATAAAAGTGGGCGCTAA
- a CDS encoding YigZ family protein yields the protein MSEYHIPSGSLSYHEEIKKSTFIVHLAHTPSINDAKAFIKQINEQYPDARHNCWAHVAGQPGGSHVYGFSDDGEPNGTAGKPMLNVLIGSGLGEVTAVTTRYFGGIKLGTGGLVRAYGGTLNNALAQLQTSLKIPSVQLVGDSDYALQGIIEQYLNSHFTVLNIDKLYGAHIQWQIDIDHRQAQQAKQEILDLTHGVVELKIKA from the coding sequence ATGTCTGAATACCATATCCCATCTGGCTCTTTGAGTTACCACGAAGAAATTAAAAAAAGCACCTTCATTGTTCACCTAGCCCACACCCCGAGTATTAACGATGCAAAGGCATTTATTAAACAGATAAATGAACAGTACCCTGACGCACGCCATAATTGTTGGGCGCATGTAGCGGGTCAGCCGGGTGGCAGCCATGTTTATGGGTTCTCAGATGATGGCGAACCAAATGGCACTGCAGGTAAGCCTATGCTCAATGTATTGATAGGCTCAGGGCTTGGTGAGGTAACAGCAGTGACCACGCGCTACTTTGGCGGGATAAAGCTTGGTACAGGAGGATTGGTAAGAGCATATGGCGGTACGCTAAACAATGCGTTGGCGCAATTGCAAACCAGCTTAAAGATACCATCGGTACAGTTAGTGGGGGATTCTGACTACGCTTTACAGGGGATTATAGAGCAATATCTTAATAGCCATTTTACGGTATTGAACATAGACAAGCTGTATGGCGCTCATATTCAGTGGCAAATTGACATTGACCACAGGCAAGCACAGCAAGCAAAGCAAGAAATTTTGGATTTAACGCATGGTGTGGTTGAGTTAAAAATCAAAGCATAA